A single Hippocampus zosterae strain Florida chromosome 1, ASM2543408v3, whole genome shotgun sequence DNA region contains:
- the LOC127602736 gene encoding phosphofurin acidic cluster sorting protein 1-like isoform X1: MERGLGGLPQPSKPVILSSNRPVHMNLFATWEVDRSSPSCVPRLFSLTLKKLVLLKELDKDLTSVVVAVKLQGSKRILRSNEILLSSAGLTETDLQLTFSLQYPHFLKRDANKLQIMLQRRKRYKNRTILGYKTLALGLINMAEVMQHPSEGAQVLGLHSQLKDASLPVAEMRVYSLSSQPIDHEGPKAKMSDRSPDIDNYSEEEEESYSSEQEGSDDPIHGQYLYDEDEEVRKKKPRRKLTSNAAITRQPNIKQKFVALLKRFKVTDEVGFGLEHVSREQIQEVEEDLDELYDSLEMYNPSDSGPDMEETDSIMSTPKPKLRPFFEGMSQSSSQTEIGSLNSKGSLGRDTLSPGEHLPTEKMKTSHSRTLDEALSESETLEGADQELLADTAPSITVSVPEKPRTPMKTGKSESQPAPSPRLDGGHTPSRQKRSGSTPIKSKAPSERANSSDSERSPELAHGTPVLRKAMYDQLNHILLADSALPESLILVHGGDWQGQYVLEQLQVHKQPVVSTCSPAEIQAVLSAILTRIQKFCNCNASMPRAVKVAAVGSQSYLAAILQFFVTQLANKTSDWLNHMRFLVVPLGSHPVAKHLGALDNRYSSSFLDGAWRDVFSRTEPPPTDLLDVAGRIAQYISGATLTHQLPIAEAMLTCKHRMREEESYQKFIPFIGVVKVGVIESGPLLAGDTEEGVAVSLAVPSSSPPSHGSPAGMIKEAATPPPSPSMASVSVQGSPGMSHGVDAIGLQVDYWLASLAEKRREGERRDTACKNTLKSAFRSLQVSRLPGGGGGGEPHGIQFSTMAMTVVTKEKNKKVATIFLGKKPKEKEVDSKSQMIEGISRLICSAKQQQTILKVSVDGVEWNDVKFFQLAAQWPTHVKYLPVGLFGYNKPPS; encoded by the exons GGTTCCAAGCGGATCCTCCGCTCCAACGAAATCCTTCTCTCTTCAGCCGGCCTGACGGAGACCGACCTGCAGCTCACCTTCTCTCTGCAG TACCCTCACTTCCTGAAGAGGGACGCCAACAAGCTGCAGATCATGCTGCAGCGCCGTAAGCGCTACAAGAACAGGACCATCCTGGGCTACAAGACGCTCGCCCTTGGCCTCATCAACATGGCCGAG GTGATGCAGCACCCGAGTGAGGGCGCTCAGGTTCTGGGCCTGCACAGCCAGCTGAAGGACGCCTCGCTACCCGTGGCCGAGATGCGCGTCTACTCGCTGTCCAGCCAGCCCatcgaccacgagggacccaagGCCAAGATGTCGG ACCGATCTCCAGACATAGACAACTActccgaggaggaagaggagagctaCTCATCTGAGCAGGAGGGCAGCGACGATCCCATCCACGGACAA TACCTGTACGATGAAGATGAGGAAGTAAGGAAGAAGAAGCCCCGGCGGAAGCTGACGTCCAACGCCGCCATCACCAGG CAGCCAAACATCAAGCAGAAGTTTGTGGCCTTGCTGAAGAGGTTCAAAGTCACCGATGAG gtgggcTTCGGTCTGGAGCACGTGTCCAGGGAGCAGATCCAGGAAGTGGAGGAGGACCTGGATGAGCTCTACGATAGCCTGGAGATGTACAACCCGAGCGACAGCGGGCCCGACATGGAGGAGACCGACAGCATCATGAGCACGCCCAAACCCAAACTCAG GCCCTTCTTTGAGGGGATGTCTCAGTCTAGCTCCCAGACCGAGATCGGAAGTCTGAACAGCAAAGGCAGTTTGGGCCGGGATACTCTGAGCCCG GGGGAGCACCTTCCTACGGAGAAGATGAAAACATCCCACAGCCGCACCCTGGACGAGGCACTTTCGGAGAGCGAGACGCTG GAAGGGGCAGATCAGGAGCTGCTCGCCGACACCGCGCCCAGCATCACGGTTTCCGTGCCGGAGAAACCTCGTACGCCCATGAAGACCGGCAAAAGTGAAAGCCAACCGGCGCCATCGCCACG GTTGGACGGAGGCCACACCCCCTCCAGGCAGAAGCGCAGCGGCAGCACCCCCATCAAGTCCAAAGCGCCGAGTGAGCGCGCCAACAGCTCGGATTCGGAAAGGTCGCCCGAGCTCGCACACGGCACGCCG GTGCTGAGGAAGGCCATGTACGACCAGCTCAACCACATCCTGTTGGCTGACTCGGCCCTCCCGGAGAGTCTCATCCTGGTCCATGGCGGAGACTGGCAGGGGCAG TACGTACTGGAGCAGCTGCAGGTGCACAAGCAGCCGGTGGTGTCCACCTGCTCGCCAGCGGAGATCCAGGCCGTCCTGTCCGCCATTCTCACGCGCATCCAAAAGTT CTGCAACTGTAACGCTTCCATGCCACGCGCGGTGAAGGTGGCAGCTGTGGGCAGCCAGAGTTACCTGGCTGCAATCTTGCAATTCTTCGTGACTCAGCTGGCCAACAAAACGTCCGACTGGCTCAACCACATGCGCTTTCTGGTGGTTCCTCTGG GCTCCCATCCGGTCGCCAAGCATCTGGGTGCCCTGGACAACCGCTACAGCTCCTCCTTCCTAGATGGCGCTTGGCGAGATGTCTTCAGTCGTACAGAGCCTCCTCCCACAG ATCTACTGGACGTGGCGGGAAGGATCGCTCAGTACATCAGCGGCGCCACGCTCACTCACCAACTTCCCATCGCGGAGGCCATGTTGACCTGCAAACACAGGAT GCGAGAGGAAGAATCCTACCAGAAGTTTATTCCCTTCATCGGT GTGGTCAAGGTGGGCGTGATCGAGTCAGGACCCTTGTTGGCTG GCGACACAGAGGAGGGCGTTGCTGTGAGCTTGGCCGTCCCTTCCTCGTCCCCGCCATCCCACGGCTCCCCCGCAGGGATGATCAAAGAAGCGGCCACTCCCCCTCCGTCCCCATCCATGGCAAGCGTCTCCGTCCAGGG GAGCCCCGGCATGTCACATGGCGTGGACGCCATTGGCCTGCAGGTGGACTACTGGCTGGCGTCGCTGGCCGAGAAGAGGCGAGAAGGCGAGCGGCGCGACACGGCCTGCAAGAACACGCTGAAGAGTGCCTTTCGCTCACTGCAGGTCAGCAGGCTGCCGGGAGGGGGCGGTGGAGGCGAGCCTCACGGCATTCAATTCAGTACAATGGCCATGACGGTGGTGACCAAGGAAAAGAACAAGAAAG TGGCCACCATCTTCCTGGGAAAGAAACCCAAAGAGAAGGAGGTGGACTCCAAGAGTCAGATGATCGAAGGCATCAGTCGCCTCATCTGCTCGGCCAAGCAGCAGCAGACAATCCTGAAAG tGTCTGTCGACGGTGTCGAGTGGAATGACGTCAAGTTCTTCCAGTTGGCCGCCCAGTGGCCTACTCACGTCAAATACCTTCCTGTCGGACTATTCGGTTACAACAAGCCCCCCTCCTAG
- the LOC127602814 gene encoding LOW QUALITY PROTEIN: coiled-coil domain-containing protein 171-like (The sequence of the model RefSeq protein was modified relative to this genomic sequence to represent the inferred CDS: deleted 1 base in 1 codon), translating into MAYDSNGVARMQHPRHYAPQQPGKDMAEEERVGDIVKPSFDNELTGRRRLHQLEKEKLEMMSAHNQQLCTLEAELTRLRASVENGEAKRAELQYQVTVSRRDAQQACESNEALKEQVASLRKVLDMTQQARQEERLALQQEVDERDALIDGLTSESEHLHRLLQCQKEALEEAQRRVIALQKQCEEEVRGHKSLEANMEVERAAHLEFKRKCEVTQAELAVEQRGQQKAQCNLELMREELRDLKRAYQEEKESSQFTEQALQRLKTEYKQYKCDLSIALETEKRKTADLAEKLEEEKRQHGNTHLLLEQVLKREMHCGKLLEEINEALQQHTHQEAKDDGKQSPPADMMQLLRLTLNRQEVAEKQVQDLLVTCERLDEEKQTLKRVAAHQKQCLQEACQLSLKLQEQATRLQEESRDWSVQNEELQKQSKAHLSFLHCVYQRLMAGCVLAEPQSMPGTISWSNLCDLINELVGQLTSDLQEANNKVECLQVACEEKSGHLHQLQRRHKLMLSHVRERGKRRAEAWSSRHTRTVAQLRDLLLRSRRKSASFLSACALLAGTMAHAQRRLSRLAEERHILASRLAAREELEEELRRLACALGGDGGERKTQGSSARRRWRKYMCVVSALRWWRAIGRRSMELFRLEMGQAGPVVCVASSTLMGEEDVEHRDALCARWLRSKRLSSTILACMADLSPPACSPTHVRSAARSALARLLNHIVSPSESAPEILREMIPQTLPTSDSKMLVSRLQQHFLLLTQRLHSAEVERRSLRLQLAHLRRTEYNREDNCRTVSAKHFHSMCSDLRQAVAGEQEARALLQEQSAQRDALQLRVNRHATEREQAHRALRRMAEALAEARRGLRGKERSLRNLGKHLARVDKERRHLEGRLRHFQDATRITIGSRKAARRRHKAVSDFSTSGALPNPGSENRERHHPGQRSPMGDLAPDSERLNENI; encoded by the exons ATGGCGTATGATTCAAACGGCGTCGCCCGAATGCAgca CCCCAGACATTATGCCCCCCAGCAGCCAGGGAAGGATATGGCTGAGGAGGAACGAGTGGGGGACATAGTCAAACCGTCTTTTGACAACGAGTTGACGGGAAGGAGGAGGCTCCACCAGCTGGAGAAGGAAAAGCTGGAGATGATGTCCGCACACAACCAGCAG CTGTGCACGTTGGAGGCGGAACTTACCCGCCTCCGGGCCTCCGTGGAGAATGGGGAAGCTAAGAGGGCAGAGCTTCAGTACCAGGTGACTGTGAGCCGCAGAGACGCCCAGCAAGCATGTGAGAGCAACGAAGCACTCAAAG agcAAGTTGCATCACTGCGGAAGGTTCTGGACATGACCCAGCAGGCCAGACAGGAGGAACGACTCGCTTTGCAGCAAGAAGTGGACGAGCGTGACGCACTGATTGATGGCTTGACTTCAGAGAGCGAACACCTACACAGACTCCTGCAG TGTCAGAAAGAGGCACTGGAGGAGGCGCAGAGGAGGGTGATTGCGCTGCAGAAGCAGTGTGAGGAGGAGGTCCGG GGCCACAAATCTCTGGAGGCCAACATGGAGGTCGAGCGAGCAGCTCACCTCGAGTTCAAGCGCAAGTGTGAGGTCACACAG GCGGAGCTGGCAGTGGAGCAGCGTGGCCAGCAGAAGGCGCAGTGCAACCTGGAGCTAATGAGAGAAGAGCTCCGAGATTTGAAGAGAGCTTACCAGGAGGAGAAAGAGAGCAGCCAATTCACGGAGCAAGCTCTGCAGCG CCTGAAGACAGAGTACAAGCAGTACAAGTGTGACCTGAGCATTGCCTTAGAGACAGAGAAAAGGAAGACAGCTGACCTGGCTGAGAAGCTGGAGGAAGAGAAAAGGCAACATGGCAACACGCACCTGCTTCTGGAACAG GTGCTGAAGAGAGAGATGCACTGTGGGAAACTCCTAGAAGAGATCAACGAGGCTCTCCAACAGCACACGCATCAAG AAGCAAAGGATGATGGGAAACAGAGTCCTCCTGCCGACATGATGCAGCTGCTCCGTTTGACGCTTAACAGACAGGAAGTAGCTGAGAAACAG GTCCAGGATTTGCTGGTGACGTGCGAGAGACTTGACGAGGAGAAACAGACGCTCAAACGCGTGGCTGCGCATCAGAAGCAATGTCTCCAA GAGGCGTGCCAGCTGTCACTCAAGTTGCAGGAGCAAGCAACTCGCTTGCAAGAAGAGAGCCGTGATTGGTCCGTGCAAAACGAAGAGCTTCAGAAACAGTCAAAG GCCCACCTGTCCTTCCTGCATTGTGTGTATCAGCGCCTGATGGCGGGCTGTGTGCTCGCAGAGCCGCAAAGCATGCCGGGTACCATCAGCTGGTCAAACTTGTGCGACCTCATCAACGAGCTGGTGGGGCAGCTGACCTCTGACCTCCAGGAGGCCAACAACAAG GTGGAGTGTTTGCAGGTGGCGTGCGAGGAGAAGAGCGGGCACTTGCATCAGCTGCAGCGGCGTCACAAGCTCATGCTCTCGCATGTCCGGGAGCGCGGGAAGAGGCGGGCGGAAGCCTGGAGCAGCCGACACACGCGCACTGTCGCTCAGCTGCGG GATCTCCTCTTGCGGAGCCGCAGAAAGTCAGCCTCCTTCCTGTCAGCGTGTGCCCTCCTCGCCGGCACGATGGCGCACGCCCAGCGCCGCCTGAGCAGGCTCGCCGaggaaagacatattttggCCTCACGTTTGGCGGCgagggaggagctggaggaggagctgcgGCGGCTGGCTTGCGCTTTGGGCGGAGACGGAGGGGAGAGAAAAACGCAGGGGTCGTCAGCCAGGAGGCGATGGAGGAAGTACATGTGCGTAGTATCGGCATTGAGGTGGTGGCGTGCCATCGGGAGGAGGAGCATGGAGTTGTTTCGGCTGGAGATGGGACAAGCGGGTCCAGTGGTGTGTGTCGCTTCGTCAACTCTGATGGGAGAAGAGGACGTTGAACATCGCGACGCATTGTGCGCTCGCTGGCTTCGCTCCAAACGTCTGTCCTCCACCATCTTGGCCTGCATGGCCGACCTCTCTCCTCCCGCCTGCTCCCCGACACACGTGAGGTCAGCAGCACGGTCTGCATTGGCTCGCCTCCTGAATCACATTGTCAGTCCATCGGAATCCGCCCCAGAAATCTTGCGTGAGATGATCCCACAGACTCTTCCCACGAGCGACTCGAAG ATGCTGGTATCCCGGCTCCAACAGCACTTCCTGCTCCTCACCCaacggctgcactcggccgagGTGGAGAGGCGGAGCCTGAGGCTGCAGTTGGCCCATCTGAGAAGAACTGAGTACAACCGAGAGGACAACTGCAGAACG gtttCAGCAAAGCACTTCCACAGCATGTGTTCCGACCTCCGCCAAGCAGTCGCTGGGGAACAGGAAGCTCGCGCCCTCCTTCAGGAGCAATCGGCACAGCGAGACGCCCTGCAGCTGCGAGTCAACAGGCACGCCACCGAGCGGGAACAAGCCCACCGTGCGCTCCGACGCATGGCGGAG GCGCTGGCAGAGGCTCGACGGGGCCTGAGAGGGAAGGAGCGCTCGTTGAGGAATCTGGGCAAGCACTTGGCACGTGTGGACAAAGAAAGGCGGCATCTGGAAGGGCGACTGCGACATTTTCAGGACGCCACCAG GATCACGATCGGCTCCAGGAAGGCAGCAAGGCGGCGGCATAAGGCAGTGTCCGACTTTTCTACTTCTGGTGCATTGCCA AACCCAGGAAGTGAAAATCGTGAACGGCATCATCCAGGTCAGAGGTCACCAATGGGTGATTTGGCCCCAGACTCAGAGAGACTAAACGAAAACATTTAA
- the LOC127602736 gene encoding phosphofurin acidic cluster sorting protein 1-like isoform X2: MERGLGGLPQPSKPVILSSNRPVHMNLFATWEVDRSSPSCVPRLFSLTLKKLVLLKELDKDLTSVVVAVKLQGSKRILRSNEILLSSAGLTETDLQLTFSLQYPHFLKRDANKLQIMLQRRKRYKNRTILGYKTLALGLINMAEVMQHPSEGAQVLGLHSQLKDASLPVAEMRVYSLSSQPIDHEGPKAKMSDRSPDIDNYSEEEEESYSSEQEGSDDPIHGQYLYDEDEEVRKKKPRRKLTSNAAITRPNIKQKFVALLKRFKVTDEVGFGLEHVSREQIQEVEEDLDELYDSLEMYNPSDSGPDMEETDSIMSTPKPKLRPFFEGMSQSSSQTEIGSLNSKGSLGRDTLSPGEHLPTEKMKTSHSRTLDEALSESETLEGADQELLADTAPSITVSVPEKPRTPMKTGKSESQPAPSPRLDGGHTPSRQKRSGSTPIKSKAPSERANSSDSERSPELAHGTPVLRKAMYDQLNHILLADSALPESLILVHGGDWQGQYVLEQLQVHKQPVVSTCSPAEIQAVLSAILTRIQKFCNCNASMPRAVKVAAVGSQSYLAAILQFFVTQLANKTSDWLNHMRFLVVPLGSHPVAKHLGALDNRYSSSFLDGAWRDVFSRTEPPPTDLLDVAGRIAQYISGATLTHQLPIAEAMLTCKHRMREEESYQKFIPFIGVVKVGVIESGPLLAGDTEEGVAVSLAVPSSSPPSHGSPAGMIKEAATPPPSPSMASVSVQGSPGMSHGVDAIGLQVDYWLASLAEKRREGERRDTACKNTLKSAFRSLQVSRLPGGGGGGEPHGIQFSTMAMTVVTKEKNKKVATIFLGKKPKEKEVDSKSQMIEGISRLICSAKQQQTILKVSVDGVEWNDVKFFQLAAQWPTHVKYLPVGLFGYNKPPS, translated from the exons GGTTCCAAGCGGATCCTCCGCTCCAACGAAATCCTTCTCTCTTCAGCCGGCCTGACGGAGACCGACCTGCAGCTCACCTTCTCTCTGCAG TACCCTCACTTCCTGAAGAGGGACGCCAACAAGCTGCAGATCATGCTGCAGCGCCGTAAGCGCTACAAGAACAGGACCATCCTGGGCTACAAGACGCTCGCCCTTGGCCTCATCAACATGGCCGAG GTGATGCAGCACCCGAGTGAGGGCGCTCAGGTTCTGGGCCTGCACAGCCAGCTGAAGGACGCCTCGCTACCCGTGGCCGAGATGCGCGTCTACTCGCTGTCCAGCCAGCCCatcgaccacgagggacccaagGCCAAGATGTCGG ACCGATCTCCAGACATAGACAACTActccgaggaggaagaggagagctaCTCATCTGAGCAGGAGGGCAGCGACGATCCCATCCACGGACAA TACCTGTACGATGAAGATGAGGAAGTAAGGAAGAAGAAGCCCCGGCGGAAGCTGACGTCCAACGCCGCCATCACCAGG CCAAACATCAAGCAGAAGTTTGTGGCCTTGCTGAAGAGGTTCAAAGTCACCGATGAG gtgggcTTCGGTCTGGAGCACGTGTCCAGGGAGCAGATCCAGGAAGTGGAGGAGGACCTGGATGAGCTCTACGATAGCCTGGAGATGTACAACCCGAGCGACAGCGGGCCCGACATGGAGGAGACCGACAGCATCATGAGCACGCCCAAACCCAAACTCAG GCCCTTCTTTGAGGGGATGTCTCAGTCTAGCTCCCAGACCGAGATCGGAAGTCTGAACAGCAAAGGCAGTTTGGGCCGGGATACTCTGAGCCCG GGGGAGCACCTTCCTACGGAGAAGATGAAAACATCCCACAGCCGCACCCTGGACGAGGCACTTTCGGAGAGCGAGACGCTG GAAGGGGCAGATCAGGAGCTGCTCGCCGACACCGCGCCCAGCATCACGGTTTCCGTGCCGGAGAAACCTCGTACGCCCATGAAGACCGGCAAAAGTGAAAGCCAACCGGCGCCATCGCCACG GTTGGACGGAGGCCACACCCCCTCCAGGCAGAAGCGCAGCGGCAGCACCCCCATCAAGTCCAAAGCGCCGAGTGAGCGCGCCAACAGCTCGGATTCGGAAAGGTCGCCCGAGCTCGCACACGGCACGCCG GTGCTGAGGAAGGCCATGTACGACCAGCTCAACCACATCCTGTTGGCTGACTCGGCCCTCCCGGAGAGTCTCATCCTGGTCCATGGCGGAGACTGGCAGGGGCAG TACGTACTGGAGCAGCTGCAGGTGCACAAGCAGCCGGTGGTGTCCACCTGCTCGCCAGCGGAGATCCAGGCCGTCCTGTCCGCCATTCTCACGCGCATCCAAAAGTT CTGCAACTGTAACGCTTCCATGCCACGCGCGGTGAAGGTGGCAGCTGTGGGCAGCCAGAGTTACCTGGCTGCAATCTTGCAATTCTTCGTGACTCAGCTGGCCAACAAAACGTCCGACTGGCTCAACCACATGCGCTTTCTGGTGGTTCCTCTGG GCTCCCATCCGGTCGCCAAGCATCTGGGTGCCCTGGACAACCGCTACAGCTCCTCCTTCCTAGATGGCGCTTGGCGAGATGTCTTCAGTCGTACAGAGCCTCCTCCCACAG ATCTACTGGACGTGGCGGGAAGGATCGCTCAGTACATCAGCGGCGCCACGCTCACTCACCAACTTCCCATCGCGGAGGCCATGTTGACCTGCAAACACAGGAT GCGAGAGGAAGAATCCTACCAGAAGTTTATTCCCTTCATCGGT GTGGTCAAGGTGGGCGTGATCGAGTCAGGACCCTTGTTGGCTG GCGACACAGAGGAGGGCGTTGCTGTGAGCTTGGCCGTCCCTTCCTCGTCCCCGCCATCCCACGGCTCCCCCGCAGGGATGATCAAAGAAGCGGCCACTCCCCCTCCGTCCCCATCCATGGCAAGCGTCTCCGTCCAGGG GAGCCCCGGCATGTCACATGGCGTGGACGCCATTGGCCTGCAGGTGGACTACTGGCTGGCGTCGCTGGCCGAGAAGAGGCGAGAAGGCGAGCGGCGCGACACGGCCTGCAAGAACACGCTGAAGAGTGCCTTTCGCTCACTGCAGGTCAGCAGGCTGCCGGGAGGGGGCGGTGGAGGCGAGCCTCACGGCATTCAATTCAGTACAATGGCCATGACGGTGGTGACCAAGGAAAAGAACAAGAAAG TGGCCACCATCTTCCTGGGAAAGAAACCCAAAGAGAAGGAGGTGGACTCCAAGAGTCAGATGATCGAAGGCATCAGTCGCCTCATCTGCTCGGCCAAGCAGCAGCAGACAATCCTGAAAG tGTCTGTCGACGGTGTCGAGTGGAATGACGTCAAGTTCTTCCAGTTGGCCGCCCAGTGGCCTACTCACGTCAAATACCTTCCTGTCGGACTATTCGGTTACAACAAGCCCCCCTCCTAG